In the Papio anubis isolate 15944 chromosome 15, Panubis1.0, whole genome shotgun sequence genome, one interval contains:
- the TNFSF13B gene encoding tumor necrosis factor ligand superfamily member 13B isoform X2, translating to MDDSTEREQSRLTSCLKKREEMKLKECVSILPQKESPSVRSSRDGKLLAAALLLALLSCCLTVVSFYQVAALQGDLASLRAELQGHHAEKLPARARAPKAGLGEAPAVTAGLKIFEPPAPGEGNSSQSSRNKRAIQGAEETGSYTFVPWLLSFKRGSALEEKENKILVKETGYFFIYGQVLYTDKTYAMGHLIQRKKVHVFGDELSLVTLFRCIQNMPETLPNNSCYSAGIAKLEEGDELQLAIPRENAQISLDGDVTFFGALKLL from the exons ATGGATGACTCCACAGAAAGGGAGCAGTCACGCCTTACTTCTTGccttaagaaaagagaagaaatgaaactgaAGGAGTGTGTTTCCATCCTCCCACAGAAGGAAAGCCCCTCTGTTCGATCCTCCAGAGACGGAAAGCTGCTGGCTGCAGCCTTGCTGCTGGCACTGCTGTCTTGCTGCCTCACAGTGGTGTCTTTCTACCAGGTGGCCGCCCTGCAAGGGGACCTGGCCAGCCTCCGGGCAGAGCTGCAGGGCCACCACGCGGAGAAGCTGCCAGCAAGAGCAAGAGCCCCCAAGGCCGGTCTGGGGGAAGCTCCAGCTGTCACCGCAGGACTGAAA ATCTTTGAACCACCAGCTCCAGGAGAAGGCAACTCCAGTCAGAGCAGCAGAAATAAGCGTGCTATTCAGGGTGCAGAAGAAACAG GATCTTACACATTTGTTCCATGGCTTCTCAGCTTTAAAAGGGGAAGTGCcctagaagaaaaagagaataaaatattggTCAAAGAAACTGGTTACTTTTTTATATATGGTCAG GTTTTATACACTGATAAGACCTATGCCATGGGACATCTAATTCAGAGGAAAAAAGTCCATGTCTTTGGGGATGAATTGAGTCTGGTGACTTTGTTTCGATGTATTCAAAATATGCCTGAAACACTACCCAATAATTCCTGCTATTCAGCTG GCATTGCAAAACTGGAAGAAGGAGATGAACTTCAGCTTGCAATACCACGAGAAAATGCACAAATATCACTGGATGGAGATGTCACATTTTTTGGTGCATTGAAACTGCTGTGA
- the TNFSF13B gene encoding tumor necrosis factor ligand superfamily member 13B isoform X1 — protein sequence MDDSTEREQSRLTSCLKKREEMKLKECVSILPQKESPSVRSSRDGKLLAAALLLALLSCCLTVVSFYQVAALQGDLASLRAELQGHHAEKLPARARAPKAGLGEAPAVTAGLKIFEPPAPGEGNSSQSSRNKRAIQGAEETVIQDCLQLIADSETPTIQKGSYTFVPWLLSFKRGSALEEKENKILVKETGYFFIYGQVLYTDKTYAMGHLIQRKKVHVFGDELSLVTLFRCIQNMPETLPNNSCYSAGIAKLEEGDELQLAIPRENAQISLDGDVTFFGALKLL from the exons ATGGATGACTCCACAGAAAGGGAGCAGTCACGCCTTACTTCTTGccttaagaaaagagaagaaatgaaactgaAGGAGTGTGTTTCCATCCTCCCACAGAAGGAAAGCCCCTCTGTTCGATCCTCCAGAGACGGAAAGCTGCTGGCTGCAGCCTTGCTGCTGGCACTGCTGTCTTGCTGCCTCACAGTGGTGTCTTTCTACCAGGTGGCCGCCCTGCAAGGGGACCTGGCCAGCCTCCGGGCAGAGCTGCAGGGCCACCACGCGGAGAAGCTGCCAGCAAGAGCAAGAGCCCCCAAGGCCGGTCTGGGGGAAGCTCCAGCTGTCACCGCAGGACTGAAA ATCTTTGAACCACCAGCTCCAGGAGAAGGCAACTCCAGTCAGAGCAGCAGAAATAAGCGTGCTATTCAGGGTGCAGAAGAAACAG tcaTTCAAGACTGCTTGCAACTGATTGCAGACAGTGAAACACCAACTATacaaaaag GATCTTACACATTTGTTCCATGGCTTCTCAGCTTTAAAAGGGGAAGTGCcctagaagaaaaagagaataaaatattggTCAAAGAAACTGGTTACTTTTTTATATATGGTCAG GTTTTATACACTGATAAGACCTATGCCATGGGACATCTAATTCAGAGGAAAAAAGTCCATGTCTTTGGGGATGAATTGAGTCTGGTGACTTTGTTTCGATGTATTCAAAATATGCCTGAAACACTACCCAATAATTCCTGCTATTCAGCTG GCATTGCAAAACTGGAAGAAGGAGATGAACTTCAGCTTGCAATACCACGAGAAAATGCACAAATATCACTGGATGGAGATGTCACATTTTTTGGTGCATTGAAACTGCTGTGA